In Pristis pectinata isolate sPriPec2 chromosome 7, sPriPec2.1.pri, whole genome shotgun sequence, the sequence CATGGGATGTGCATCAGCATCAGCAAtcagcaattattgtccatccccgtTTGCCTCTGAGCTAAGGGGCAACCTATGATAAGAACAGCACGTTTCTTCCCTGCTGGGATTTGGTGAGGATGCAGTGTTACCGGCTTTATTAAATTCTAGATTTATTGGATTACTTAAACTCCCCAGCCttcgtggtgggatttgaacgtgTCTCAGGGTGTAAGCACTGCAAGTAACTACCAAGCATCAAAATATTGCCATACATTGTTCCTGTGTGTATGGACCTGGAGCGATGAAATTAAGAACGTACTTTAAAGTGCTTGTCCTTGTGTTGCTCCCGATGTCTGCCTTTCTGATCCTGGCTTTCCAAGACCCTGGAAGATTGACCGAGAAGGCCGGTCGATGGGTGAAGAGCAGCCTCCTGGAGCAGGTGGGGGACAGGGAACGAGATCCGACGGGAAGCGGAGGGGTGGACTTTGCGCCGTTGTTCAGTCAGATCTACGAGCCTCCCCCCTGCCAGCAGTACCAGGACCTCATGGTCCTGGTGACTTCGGCGCCCCCCAACATTGACCGCAGGAACGCCATCCGCAGCACCTGGGCACGCCGCTGGCGTCGGAGCCCCTTCTCCTGGCAGGTGGTCTTCCTGGTTGGCCGAGCCACGGAGCAAGGAGTGGACGCCAAAATCCGCGAGGAGCAGGACAACTTCCAGGATCTGCTGGTCGGAAACTACCTGGACACCTACCGGAACTTGACACTGAAGGTCATGCATGGTTTGAAATGGGTAACAAGCACTTGCCGACCTGCCTACGTACTGAAGACCGACGACGACTGCTTTGTTAACACCGACCGGTTGCCTGGCTTTCTGATCAGGGACAACCAGATCAGGACTAGGCTCTATGCCGGCTCGCTATTCCCAGCTGAGCGGAGAGAAGTCATCCGGGACCCCGGGAGCAAGTGGTACGTGTCGCGCCAGGACTATGACAAGGACCGCTACCCGCCCTATGTGAGCGGGGTGGGCTATGTCCTCTCCCTGGACGCCGCCCGGGCTATCCTGGAAGCGGCGGCGTCCGTCCGCCCGATTCCCGTGGAGGACGCCTACGTCGGCATCCTGGCAGAAGAGGCCGACATCCCGCCGCTGGGCAGCGGCCGCTTCACCAAGCACAACGTGAACTGGAGGGTGTGCAACTACAGGTACCTGATGGTCATCCATCACCTCAGCACACAGGAGCAGCAACTGGCCCACAGTAAGATGGTGCAGGCCTGGACGGCTTGTTCCGAGAGTGTGGACATCACCAAATGGGATTGAAGGTGGTTGACACTTGTAAAGTGTTCAACAGGGAGCAGAATGGAAACTAATGAAACAGGCTGAATTAGACCTGGGGCATTCAGGGTAACGTCCAGGAACAGAACAGTGGAAATCTGAAGCTCTTTCCaataagtggtttattattgtcacatgtactgagatacagtgaaaagcttttgtttgtgtgctgccCAAACGGATCATCCTATACAGAAGTACATTGATGtggtataaaaggaaaaaaaaacagaatgcagaatatagtgttacatttacagagaaagtgcagtgcaggtcgacaataaggtgcaagggccacaatgaggtagattgagagatcaagaacagaacatagaacagtatggaaCTGGACAGGCCAattggcctatgatgttgtgccaatcttgatgccaatttatacaaaatgtcc encodes:
- the LOC127572479 gene encoding beta-1,3-galactosyltransferase 5-like; protein product: MKLRTYFKVLVLVLLPMSAFLILAFQDPGRLTEKAGRWVKSSLLEQVGDRERDPTGSGGVDFAPLFSQIYEPPPCQQYQDLMVLVTSAPPNIDRRNAIRSTWARRWRRSPFSWQVVFLVGRATEQGVDAKIREEQDNFQDLLVGNYLDTYRNLTLKVMHGLKWVTSTCRPAYVLKTDDDCFVNTDRLPGFLIRDNQIRTRLYAGSLFPAERREVIRDPGSKWYVSRQDYDKDRYPPYVSGVGYVLSLDAARAILEAAASVRPIPVEDAYVGILAEEADIPPLGSGRFTKHNVNWRVCNYRYLMVIHHLSTQEQQLAHSKMVQAWTACSESVDITKWD